A window of the Cynocephalus volans isolate mCynVol1 chromosome 10, mCynVol1.pri, whole genome shotgun sequence genome harbors these coding sequences:
- the MADCAM1 gene encoding mucosal addressin cell adhesion molecule 1 — protein sequence MAQGLALLLALSLGLLQPGRGEQGQPLQLEPPEPEVAVAVGTSPRFTCSLACAGRGVASVRWRGLDTSLGAVQTGAGSSVLTVHNASLAAAGTRVCVGSCGNVTFQRTVRLLVYAFPDQLTVSPAALVPGWDQEVACTAHNVTPAGPDALSFSLLLWGRELEGVQVLSRQEDEEPQEDEDVLYRVTERWLLPRLGTPAPPALHCQATMRLPHLELTHRQAIPTPSPVAVQLPAALWASSLALGLLLLVFLAYHLQKRCQSQG from the exons atggcacagggcctggccctCCTGCTGGCCCTGTCCCTGGGTCTCCTGCAGCCTGGCCGTGGtgagcagg GCCAGCCCCTCCAGCTGGAGCCCCCGGAGCCCGAGGTGGCCGTGGCCGTGGGTACGTCACCGCGGTTCACCTGCAGCCTGGCCTGTGCGGGCCGCGGGGTCGCCTCGGTGCGGTGGCGCGGCCTAGACACCAGCCTGGGCGCGGTGCAGACGGGCGCGGGCAGCAGCGTGCTCACCGTGCACAACGCCTCGCTGGCGGCTGCTGGGACCCGCGTGTGTGTGGGCTCCTGCGGGAACGTCACCTTCCAGCGGACCGTGCGGCTCCTGGTGTACG CCTTCCCGGACCAACTGACCGTGTCCCCGGCAGCCCTGGTGCCTGGGTGGGACCAGGAGGTGGCCTGCACCGCCCACAACGTCACGCCTGCAGGCCCTGACGCCCTGTCCTTCTCCCTGCTCCTGTGGGGCCGGGAGCTGGAGGGGGTCCAGGTCCTGAGCCGGCAGGAAGATGAGGAGCCCCAAGAGGACGAGGATGTGCTGTACCGTGTGACGGAGCGCTGGCTGCTGCCCCGCTTGGGGACGCCTGCCCCACCCGCCCTCCACTGTCAGGCCACCATGAGGCTGCCCCACTTGGAGCTGACCCACCGCCAGGCCATTCCCA CACCCAGCCCTGTGGCCGTCCAGCTGCCCGCAGCTCTGTGGGCGAGCAGCTTGGCTCTGGGGCTGCTCCTCCTCGTGTTCCTGGCCTATCACCTGCAGAAACGCTGCCAGTCCCAGGGCTGA
- the TPGS1 gene encoding tubulin polyglutamylase complex subunit 1 yields MAAVEKRRQAVAPAASRAAAAAADSEEDFLRQVGVTEMLRAALLKVLEARPEEPIAFLAHYFENVGLRSPANGGAGEPPGQLLLQQQRLGRALWHLRLAHHSQRTAFNNNVSVAYECLSASGRKKQPGLDGRTYSELLKRICRDGEAPEEVVAPLLRKIQCRDHEAVPLDVFRAGMLTCFVLLEFVARAGALFQLLEEPALAAADRRVAQAALDSLEGALQAGDSANAPARYLEAGSRLGPDGLALAMQRAAAGRRPCVPMTRDEFLGKAAALFIAKVKPVG; encoded by the exons ATGGCGGCAGTGGAGAAGCGGCGGCAGGCCGTGGCCCCGGCAGCGTCCcgggcagcggcggcggcggccgacaGCGAGGAGGACTTCTTGCGGCAGGTCGGCGTGACGGAGATGCTGCGCGCGGCGTTGCTGAAGGTGCTGGAGGCGCGGCCCGAGGAGCCCATCGCCTTCCTGGCGCACTACTTCGAGAACGTAGGCCTGCGCTCGCCCGCGAACGGCGGCGCCGGGGAGCCCCCGGGCCAGCTCCTGCTGCAGCAGCAGCGCCTGGGCCGCGCGCTGTGGCACCTGCGCCTGGCTCACCACTCTCAGAG GACAGCCTTCAACAACAATGTCAGCGTGGCCTATGAGTGCCTGAGCGCCAGCGGGCGCAAGAAGCAGCCAGGGCTGGACGGGCGCACCTACAGCGAGCTGCTCAAGCGCATCTGCAGGGACGGCGAGGCCcctgaggaggtggtggcacCGCTGCTGCGCAAGATCCAGTGCCGCGACCACGAGGCGGTGCCGCTGGACGTGTTCCGCGCCGGCATGCTTACCTGCTTCGTGCTGCTGGAGTTCGTGGCGCGGGCTGGTGCCCTCTTCCAGCTGCTGGAGGAGCCGGCCCTGGCCGCAGCCGACCGCCGCGTGGCCCAGGCTGCGCTGGACAGCCTGGAGGGCGCCTTGCAGGCCGGCGACAGTGCCAACGCGCCCGCCCGCTACCTGGAGGCCGGCTCGCGCCTGGGGCCCGACGGGCTGGCCCTGGCCATGCAGCGCGCCGCGGCGGGAAGGCGGCCCTGTGTGCCCATGACGCGCGACGAGTTCCTGGGGAAGGCCGCTGCCCTCTTCATCGCCAAGGTCAAGCCGGTGGGCTGA
- the CDC34 gene encoding ubiquitin-conjugating enzyme E2 R1 isoform X1, whose protein sequence is MARPLVPSSQKALLLELKGLQEEPVEGFRVTLVDEGDLYNWEVAIFGPPNTYYEGGYFKARLKFPIDYPYSPPAFRFLTKMWHPNIYETGDVCISILHPPVDDPQSGELPSERWNPTQNVRTILLSVISLLNEPNTFSPANVDASVMYRKWKESKGKDREYTDIIRKQVLGTKVDAERDGVKVPTTLAEYCVKTKAPAPDEGSDLLYDDYYEDGEGEEEADSCFGDDGDDSGTDES, encoded by the exons ATGGCCCGGCCGCTGGTGCCCAGCTCGCAGAAGGCGCTGCTGCTCGAGCTCAAGGGGCTGCAGGAGGAGCCGGTGGAGGGCTTCCGGGTGACGCTGGTGGACGAGGGCGACCTGTACAACTGGGAGGTGGCCATCTTCGGGCCCCCCAACACCTACTACGAGGGCGGCTACTTCAAG GCGCGCCTCAAGTTCCCCATCGACTACCCCTACTCTCCACCAGCCTTTCGGTTCCTGACCAAGATGTGGCATCCAAATATCTATGAG ACAGGGGATGTGTGCATCTCCATCCTCCACCCCCCGGTCGATGACCCCCAGAGTGGGGAGCTGCCCTCGGAGCGGTGGAACCCCACCCAGAACGTCAG GACCATCCTCCTGAGCGTGATCTCTCTCCTCAACGAGCCCAACACCTTCTCGCCAGCCAACGTGGACGCCTCCGTGATGTACAGGAAGTGGAAAGAGAGTAAAGGGAAAGACCGGGAGTACACGGACATCATCCG GAAGCAGGTCCTGGGGACCAAGGTGGACGCAGAGCGGGATGGCGTGAAGGTGCCCACCACGCTGGCCGAGTACTGCGTGAAGACCAAGGCGCCGGCGCCCGATGAGGGCTCAGACCTGCTTTACGACGACTACTATGAGGACggtgaaggggaggaggaggccgACAGCTGCTTCGGGGACGACGGGGACGACTCGGGTACCGACGAGTCCTGA
- the CDC34 gene encoding ubiquitin-conjugating enzyme E2 R1 isoform X3: MARPLVPSSQKALLLELKGLQEEPVEGFRVTLVDEGDLYNWEVAIFGPPNTYYEGGYFKTGDVCISILHPPVDDPQSGELPSERWNPTQNVRTILLSVISLLNEPNTFSPANVDASVMYRKWKESKGKDREYTDIIRKQVLGTKVDAERDGVKVPTTLAEYCVKTKAPAPDEGSDLLYDDYYEDGEGEEEADSCFGDDGDDSGTDES, translated from the exons ATGGCCCGGCCGCTGGTGCCCAGCTCGCAGAAGGCGCTGCTGCTCGAGCTCAAGGGGCTGCAGGAGGAGCCGGTGGAGGGCTTCCGGGTGACGCTGGTGGACGAGGGCGACCTGTACAACTGGGAGGTGGCCATCTTCGGGCCCCCCAACACCTACTACGAGGGCGGCTACTTCAAG ACAGGGGATGTGTGCATCTCCATCCTCCACCCCCCGGTCGATGACCCCCAGAGTGGGGAGCTGCCCTCGGAGCGGTGGAACCCCACCCAGAACGTCAG GACCATCCTCCTGAGCGTGATCTCTCTCCTCAACGAGCCCAACACCTTCTCGCCAGCCAACGTGGACGCCTCCGTGATGTACAGGAAGTGGAAAGAGAGTAAAGGGAAAGACCGGGAGTACACGGACATCATCCG GAAGCAGGTCCTGGGGACCAAGGTGGACGCAGAGCGGGATGGCGTGAAGGTGCCCACCACGCTGGCCGAGTACTGCGTGAAGACCAAGGCGCCGGCGCCCGATGAGGGCTCAGACCTGCTTTACGACGACTACTATGAGGACggtgaaggggaggaggaggccgACAGCTGCTTCGGGGACGACGGGGACGACTCGGGTACCGACGAGTCCTGA
- the CDC34 gene encoding ubiquitin-conjugating enzyme E2 R1 isoform X2, with protein sequence MARPLVPSSQKALLLELKGLQEEPVEGFRVTLVDEGDLYNWEVAIFGPPNTYYEGGYFKARLKFPIDYPYSPPAFRFLTKMWHPNIYETGDVCISILHPPVDDPQSGELPSERWNPTQNVRTILLSVISLLNEPNTFSPANVDASVMYRKWKESKGKDREYTDIIRCRVTPVHFRCEQLTWLKLQERHLQYEGNMATVENYSSPNGNGKRTS encoded by the exons ATGGCCCGGCCGCTGGTGCCCAGCTCGCAGAAGGCGCTGCTGCTCGAGCTCAAGGGGCTGCAGGAGGAGCCGGTGGAGGGCTTCCGGGTGACGCTGGTGGACGAGGGCGACCTGTACAACTGGGAGGTGGCCATCTTCGGGCCCCCCAACACCTACTACGAGGGCGGCTACTTCAAG GCGCGCCTCAAGTTCCCCATCGACTACCCCTACTCTCCACCAGCCTTTCGGTTCCTGACCAAGATGTGGCATCCAAATATCTATGAG ACAGGGGATGTGTGCATCTCCATCCTCCACCCCCCGGTCGATGACCCCCAGAGTGGGGAGCTGCCCTCGGAGCGGTGGAACCCCACCCAGAACGTCAG GACCATCCTCCTGAGCGTGATCTCTCTCCTCAACGAGCCCAACACCTTCTCGCCAGCCAACGTGGACGCCTCCGTGATGTACAGGAAGTGGAAAGAGAGTAAAGGGAAAGACCGGGAGTACACGGACATCATCCG GTGCAGGGTCACCCCAGTACACTTCAGGTGCGAGCAGCTTACGTGGCTGAAGCTGCAAGAACGACACTTGCAGTACGAAGGCAACATGGCCACGGTTGAAAACTACTCAAGTCcaaatggaaatggaaagagAACCTCGTGA